From Eptesicus fuscus isolate TK198812 chromosome 13, DD_ASM_mEF_20220401, whole genome shotgun sequence, the proteins below share one genomic window:
- the FGF4 gene encoding fibroblast growth factor 4, translating into MPGPAAATAALLPAVLLAVLAPWASRGSAAAPTAPNGTLEAELERRWESLVARSLARLPVASQPKEAAVQSGAGDYLLGIKRLRRLYCNVGIGFHLQVLRDGRIGGVHADTSDSLLELSPVERGVVSIFGVASRFFVAMSNKGKLYGSPFFTEECKFKEILLPNNYNAYECYRYPGMFIALSKNGKTKKGNRVSPTMKVTHFLPRL; encoded by the exons ATGCCGGGGCCCGCGGCGGCCACGGCGGCGCTGCTCCCGGCGGTCCTGCTGGCCGTGCTGGCGCCCTGGGCCAGCCGAGGGAGCGCCGCCGCGCCCACCGCACCCAACGGCACCCTGGAGGCCGAGCTGGAGCGCCGCTGGGAGAGCCTGGTGGCGCGTTCGCTGGCGCGCCTGCCCGTGGCCTCGCAGCCCAAGGAGGCCGCCGTCCAGAGCGGCGCCGGCGACTACCTGCTGGGCATCAAGCGGCTTCGGAGGCTCTACTGCAACGTGGGCATCGGCTTCCACCTCCAGGTGCTCCGCGACGGCCGCATCGGCGGCGTGCACGCTGACACGAGCGACA gcctgcTGGAGCTCTCGCCGGTGGAGCGGGGCGTGGTGAGCATCTTCGGCGTGGCCAGCCGGTTCTTCGTGGCCATGAGTAACAAGGGCAAGCTGTACGGCTCG CCTTTCTTCACGGAGGAGTGCAAGTTCAAGGAGATACTCCTCCCCAACAACTACAACGCCTACGAGTGCTACAGGTACCCCGGCATGTTCATCGCCCTGAGCAAGAACGGGAAAACCAAGAAGGGGAACCGAGTGTCCCCCACCATGAAGGTCACCCACTTCCTCCCCAGGCTGTGA